A window of Variovorax paradoxus genomic DNA:
GCACGCGCAAGGTGCGCCGCGGCTTCATCGCCGAGAAATACGCGGTGCTGGTCGACGCACTCTATGGCGGCAAGGCCGAGCAGTTCATCGAGACCCAGGTCAAGTTCGAGGACGGACGCACGGGCTCGGTGAGCGCCACGCTGAAGATCGTCGACGCGAAGCGCTTTCCACTGGTCAAGGCGGCCGCATGAACGCGCACAACCACACAGAGGCCTCCATGCTTGCAACAACGACCCGCGGCGGCCGCAAGGATGGCGAGGTCATCCTCGACGTGCAGAACATCAGCTTGAGCTTCGGCGGCGTGAAGGCGCTGACGGACATCAGCTTCAACGTGCGCGAGCATGAAGTGCGCGCCATCATCGGGCCGAACGGCGCGGGCAAGAGTTCGATGCTGAACTGCATCAACGGCGTCTACCAGCCGCAGCAGGGCTCCATCACCTTCCGCGGCCAGACCTTCAGGCACATGAACTCGCGCCAGGTGGCCGAGATGGGCGTGGCGCGCACCTTCCAGAACCTGGCCCTCTTCAAGGGCATGAGCGTGCTCGACAACATCATGACCGGGCGCAACCTCAAGATGAAGAGCGGGCTGCTGGCCCAGGCCTTCCGCTGGGGCCCCGCCGAACGCGAGGAACTGCAGCACCGCGAGTTCGTCGAGCACATCATCGACTTCCTGGAGATCCAAGCACACCGCAAGACACCCGTGGGCCGCCTGCCCTACGGACTGCAGAAGCGCGTGGACCTGGGCCGCGCGCTCGCGATGGAGCCGCAGGTGCTGCTGCTGGACGAGCCCATGGCCGGCATGAACGTGGAGGAGAAGCAGGACATGAGCCGCTTCATCCTCGACGTGAACGACGAGTTCGGCGCGACCATCGTGCTGATCGAGCACGACATGGGCGTGGTGATGGACATCTCCGACCGCGTGGTGGTGCTGGACTACGGCAAGAAGATCGGCGACGGGACGCCGGATGAAGTGCGCAGCAACGAGGACGTGATCCGGGCTTATCTGGGTGTGGAGCACTGACGCCATGCCAACCCTCGCCCTGAAGCATTGCTCCTTCCCCCGCTGGGGGAAGGCTGGGATGGGGGCACGACGGCCCTCACGACACGGCAGCGCCTCATCGAGCGCCGCCCGCCCCCACCCCAACCCTCCCCCAGCGGGGGAGGGAGAAAAACAAGAAAGACACTGACCATGGGCTTTTTCCTCGAAACCCTCTTCGGCGGCCTCATGGTCGGCATGCTCTATTCGCTGATCGCCATCGGCTTCGTGCTGATCTACAAGGCCTCCGGCGTCTTCAACTTCGCGCAGGGCGCGATGGTGCTGTTCGCGGCGCTGGCCATGGCTCGCTTCTCCGAATGGTTCCCGCTGTGGTTCGGCTTCCAGAGCCAGATCCTCGCGAACATCCTGGCCTTCGTCGCGGCCATGGCGGTGATGGTCGTGGTCGCCTGGCTGATCGAACGGCTGGCGCTGAGCAAGCTGGTGAACCAGGAAGGCATCACGCTGCTGATGGCCACGCTGGGCATCGCCTATTTCCTGGACGGCATCGGCCAGACGCTGTTCGGCAACGACATCTACAAGATCGACGTGGGCATGCCCAAGGAACCGCTGATGGTGCTCGAAGGCACCTTCCA
This region includes:
- a CDS encoding ABC transporter ATP-binding protein, with the translated sequence MNAHNHTEASMLATTTRGGRKDGEVILDVQNISLSFGGVKALTDISFNVREHEVRAIIGPNGAGKSSMLNCINGVYQPQQGSITFRGQTFRHMNSRQVAEMGVARTFQNLALFKGMSVLDNIMTGRNLKMKSGLLAQAFRWGPAEREELQHREFVEHIIDFLEIQAHRKTPVGRLPYGLQKRVDLGRALAMEPQVLLLDEPMAGMNVEEKQDMSRFILDVNDEFGATIVLIEHDMGVVMDISDRVVVLDYGKKIGDGTPDEVRSNEDVIRAYLGVEH